The Kocuria turfanensis genome contains the following window.
GCGGCGGCGTAGGCGGCCGAGCGGCAGTCGACCACGAGACGGTCCTCCGCGGCGGGTCCGAGCGCGGCGGGCAGGTGGCGCTTCCAGTGGGCCGCGAGCTTGCCCAGCCGGGGCAGTTCCGCCCCCATCGACAGCCGGTAGGCCGGGATCCGGTCCGTGGGCCGCACCGCGCCCCACAGGGCGGAGACGACGACGAGGGAGGCCGCCGCCGCCTCCTGCTGCCCGGCCGTGAGCCCCGCCGGGTCCAGGGCGTCGTAGAGCACCCCGGTGTAGACGTGCAGCGCCGGTGCCGCGGGCTCGGCGCCGAGACGGGTGTTGCGCTCGACCTCCCCGCGCAGCCGCTCCCCCACGCCCAGCACCTCCAGGGCGTCCGCTCGGGCGCTCGCGCTCGCCAGCTCGGCGAGGACCTGCTCACGGGCGGGTGTGAGCTCGGGAAAGGCGAGGGCCTTGGTGTCGACGGGCTCGCCGGAGCCGGGGGCGGTCTTGGTCTCGGAGGGGGGCAGCAGGATCAGCACCCGCAGAAGTCTAGTGACCCGCGCGGCCGGTGGCGCCGGGCCCGGTCGCCGGACCCTGTCACGGGTCCGGGCAGGATCCCGGGCGGGTAGGATGGACGGCGGACAGGCCGGCCGGGTGACCGCGGGCCGCGACCTCCGGGTCGTCGGCGCGAGGAAAGTCCGGGCTCCGCAGAGCAGGATGGTGGGCAACGCCCACTCGGGGGAACCCGCAGGAAAGTGCCACAGAAAACAGACCGCCCGCCCCCGGTCCGTCCGGGCAGCGGGTGAGGGTGAAAAGGTGGTGTAAGAGACCACCAGCGCGCCGGGTGACCGGCGCGGCTCGGTAAACCCCATCCGGAGCAAGGCCAGACAGGGTGCGCCCGAGGGCTGCTCGCCCGAGCACCCGGGTAGGCCGCTGGAGCCCGTCGGCAACGGCGGGCCTAGATGGATGGTCACCAGCACGGCCCGGGCGACCGGCCGTGTGCACAGAACCCGGCTTACAGGCCGGCCTGTCCCTCGTTCCTCCCCGGCCCGCCGGCGGTCAGCCGCGGACCAGGATCACCCCGCACTCCGGGCAGGTGAGGACCTCGTCCTCGGCCGCCGCCCGGAAGGTCGCGGCGTCCGTGGGGCTCAGCGCGGTCCCGCACGACCCGCACACGCTGCCGCGCAGCTCCGCGGCCGCCGGGCGCTCCGTGCCGCGGCCGGTGCGGATCTTCTCGTACCGGGCGACCAGCGCGGGTGCGCCCACGGCCTGCGCCGCGGCCGCGCGCGTGGCCGCCAGTTCCTCGCGCTCCGCCGTGAGTGCCTGCCCCTCCTCGTCCCGGGCGGCCACGCGCCGCCGGGCGTCAGCGTCCGCCGCCCTGAGCCGCGGGGTGATGCGGGCGCGGTGCTCCGCCGCGTCGTCGAGCTCCTGCATGAGCTCCAGCTCCGCCTCCTCCGCCGCTGCCAGCTGGCGGGTGCGGGTGTCGATCTCGTGCTGCAGCCCCATGAGGTCCTTGGCGGTCCCGCCCTGCTCCAGGCGGCGGCGGTCCTTCTCGATGGAGGCCTGGACGCGGGCGACCTTCTCCTCCGCCGCGGCCAGCCGCTGCCGGATGTCCTGCTCCCCGGCGTCGAGATCCTTGGCCGCGGCGATGGCCCGGGCCCGCAGCTGCAGCGCGGCGGCGACCTCGGGATCGGCCCTCAGCTCCGCGATCCGGGCCGCGATGCGGCGCAGCCGGGCGTCGACGCGCTCGAGCTCCAGGAGCGCTCGTTGCTGTTCGGGCGTGGCGGTGCTCATGCGGGTCCTCCTGCGGTGGGGCCGGGACGGTCGTGGCCGGGGCGGAAGGCGGACCGGTGATCGTGGACAGAGTGGTCCGGGGCGGGGTGGTCGTGACCCGGTCGGCCGGCGGCCCCGTGGTCGTGGACAGGGTGGTCGTGGACAGGGTGATCGGGGGCGGGGTGATCGAGGGCAGGGTGGTCGACGCGGAAGTCCCACGGGTCGGAGCGGCGCACCGAGACCTCGACCGCCACGTCGTGGCCGCGCGCGGCCAGCGCCGCGCGCAGCGCCGCCGCGCCCACGGGCAGCCACAGCCACTCGCTGGCGAAGTGGGAGAGGTCCACGAGGCAGGGGGTGCCGTCCGCGCCCGGACCCAGGGCCGCCTCGCGAGCCTCGGAGGCGGGGTGGTGGCGCAGGTCGGCGGTGACGTAGACGTCGGCGCCGCTGGCCCGCACCTCGTCGAAGAGGGAGTCCCCCGCCCCGCCGCACACCGCGACGCGGCGCACCGGGGTGTCGGGGTCCCCCGCCACGCGGACCCCGTGGGCGGTGGCGGGCACGGCGGCGGCCAGGCGCCGCGCCAGCTGCGCCAGGGACACCGGCTCGGGCAGCTCGCCCACCCGGCCGATGCCCACGGCGGGGTCGGCCGGGTGCGGTGCCAGGGGTGTCGTCGTCGTGAGCCCGGCGGCGCGGGCCACGGCGTCCGAGACGCCGTCCGGGGCGGAGTCCGCGTTGGTGTGGCAGGCGAGCAGGGCGCACCGGTGTTCGATGAGCTCGTGCACCACCGCGCCCTTGAAGCCGTCCGCGGCCACGGAGGTGACGCCGCGCAGCAGCAGCGGGTGGTGGGTGAGGAGCAGGTCGGTGCCGGTGGAGACGGCCTCGGCGACCACGTCGGCCACGGGGTCCACGGCGAAGAGGATCCGGCGCACGGGCTGCTCCGGGCGCCCGGTGACGAGCCCGCTGGCGTCCCAGGGCTCCTGCAGGTGCAGCGGCCAGAGCGCTTCGACGGCCTCGAGCACCTCCGACAGCGTGGGGGCGGGCCCGGTCGGGGACGTGCTCTGCTGGCTCATGGGCCCAGTCTAGGAGTCCCTGCGCGGGGGACCCGGGCGGGTCCGGGCGGTGGCGCGGGAATGTTGCGCGCGGCGCGGTGTTGTACCCGGCATGGCCTCTCCCGAGTTCGACGACGCACGCCCCGTCCCCGACGACCGCCCCGCCTCCGTGACCTTCGTGCTCGCGGGCGGGTGCTTCTGGTGCCTCGACGCGGTGTACCGGATCACGCGGGGCGTCACCTCCGTGGTCTCCGGCTACACCGGCGGCGCCACGGACCGTCCCACCTACTACGAGGTCTGCTCCGGCCACACCGGGCACGCCGAGGCGGTCGCCGTGACCTTCGATCCCTCCGTCGTGCCGGCGGACGTGATCCTCGACCTCTTCTTCACCGGCCACGACCCCACCACCCTCAACCGGCAGGGCTACGACGTCGGCACCCAGTACCGCTCGGCGATGTTCTGGGCCGACGACGACCAGCGGGAGCTGTTCGCGGCCGCGATCGAGCGCACGCAGCCGCTGTGGGACCGGCCGATCGTCACCACCCTCGAGCCGCTGGGCACGTTCTGGGAGGCCGAGCCGGAGCACCAGGACTTCTACGCCGCGCAGCCCTGGAACGGGTACTGCCAGGTGATCATCAATCCCAAGCTGGCCAAGGTCCGGCAACGTTACTCCGCGTGGCTTACCGCGTAGTAGCAGTTGCGGAGCCTGGCTAGGCTGAGCTAGGACCGCGCCGCCGCGGTCACCCCCAGGGCCCCGGCGGCTCAGGAGCACGTTCCCACCCCACCGAGAACCGACCACGCAGAAACCGAGGTATGCACATGGCGAAGATCTACAACGACGTCACCGAGATCGTGGGCCGCACCCCGCTCGTCCACCTGAACCGGCTCGACGAGGGCCTGCCCGGCAACGTCGCCGTGAAGCTGGAGTTCTACAACCCGGCCAACTCGGTCAAGGACCGGATCGGCGTGGCCATCATCGACGCCGCGGAGAAGTCCGGCAAGCTCAAGCCGGGCGGCACGATCGTGGAGGGCACCTCCGGCAACACCGGCATCGCCCTGGCCATGGTCGGCGCGGCGCGCGGGTACAAGGTCATCCTGACCATGCCCGAGACCATGTCCACGGAGCGCCGGGTCATGCTGCGCGCCTACGGCGCCCAGATCGTGCTCACCCCCGGCGCCGAGGGCATGCGCGGGGCGGTCGACAAGGCCCGCGAGATCGTCGAGAGCACCGAGAACGCCGTCCTGGCCAGCCAGTTCGCCAACGAGGCGAACCCGGCCGTCCACTACGCCACCACCGGCCCCGAGGTCTGGGAGGACACCGACGGGCAGATCGACATCTTCATCTCGGGCGTGGGCACCGGCGGCACCATCACCGGCGCGGGCCGGTACCTGCGCGAGCAGAAGCCGGACATCCGGCTGCTCGTGGTCGAGCCGGCCGACTCCCCGCTGCTGACCGAGGGCAAGGCGGGCCCCCACAAGATCCAGGGCCTGGGCGCGAACTTCGTCCCGGACATCCTCGACCGGGAGATCTACGACGACGTCTACGACGTGACCGTCGAGGACTCCGTGCGCGTGGCCCGGGAACTGGGCACCAAGGAGGGCATCCTCGGCGGGATCTCCTCGGGCGCCATCGTGTGGGCCGCCCTCCAGGAGGCCGCCAAGGAGGAGAACCGGGACAAGCTGATCGTGGCGATCGTCTGCGACTACGGGGAGCGCTACATCTCCACGCTGCTCTACGAGGACATCCGCGGCTGATCCGGCCCGGGCGCTCCGCGCCGACGACCCGCCCCTTCCGGGAATAGCGCCGCCTCCCGGCGACGTTGCCCCGGAGGTGGGCGGGTCGTTCCGGTTCGCACCCCGCAACCGGTCCGCGTGGATCCGCGCCGCGGACCGGGCCACCGCCCCGGAAGAACCGACCCCCGGAAGAACAGAGGAAGATCTTGAGTTTCTGGAGCAGACTCGCCGAGGACCTGCAGACGGCCCGCACGCACGACCCCGCCGCCCGCTCCCGGCTGGAGATCGCCCTCAACTACTCGGGTCTGCACGCCATCTGGATCCACCGCCTCTCGCACCTGCTGTGGCAGCACCCGGAGCGGCGGCTGCTCGCCCGGACGGTCTCCCAGCTCGGCCGGTTCCTCACCGGCGTCGAGATCCATCCCGGCGCCGTCATCGGTCGTCGCTTCTTCATCGACCACGGCATGGGCGTGGTCATCGGGGAGACCGCCGAGATCGGCGAGGACGTGATGA
Protein-coding sequences here:
- a CDS encoding zinc ribbon domain-containing protein; this encodes MSTATPEQQRALLELERVDARLRRIAARIAELRADPEVAAALQLRARAIAAAKDLDAGEQDIRQRLAAAEEKVARVQASIEKDRRRLEQGGTAKDLMGLQHEIDTRTRQLAAAEEAELELMQELDDAAEHRARITPRLRAADADARRRVAARDEEGQALTAEREELAATRAAAAQAVGAPALVARYEKIRTGRGTERPAAAELRGSVCGSCGTALSPTDAATFRAAAEDEVLTCPECGVILVRG
- the epsC gene encoding serine O-acetyltransferase EpsC, giving the protein MSFWSRLAEDLQTARTHDPAARSRLEIALNYSGLHAIWIHRLSHLLWQHPERRLLARTVSQLGRFLTGVEIHPGAVIGRRFFIDHGMGVVIGETAEIGEDVMIYHGVTLGGRSLEKVKRHPTVGDRVVIGAGAKILGPVEIGADSAVGANAVVVKDVPEDAIVTGIPGKVRPRTPEKQQPLVDPSTYIDPAMWI
- a CDS encoding YaaA family protein — protein: MLILLPPSETKTAPGSGEPVDTKALAFPELTPAREQVLAELASASARADALEVLGVGERLRGEVERNTRLGAEPAAPALHVYTGVLYDALDPAGLTAGQQEAAAASLVVVSALWGAVRPTDRIPAYRLSMGAELPRLGKLAAHWKRHLPAALGPAAEDRLVVDCRSAAYAAAWRAPRERTVGVKVVRERGGTRTVVSHMAKHTRGLLARHLVQRAAGGECVATPQDLLAAAGERWRAELREPTARSAGELVLVLPGD
- a CDS encoding Nif3-like dinuclear metal center hexameric protein; protein product: MSQQSTSPTGPAPTLSEVLEAVEALWPLHLQEPWDASGLVTGRPEQPVRRILFAVDPVADVVAEAVSTGTDLLLTHHPLLLRGVTSVAADGFKGAVVHELIEHRCALLACHTNADSAPDGVSDAVARAAGLTTTTPLAPHPADPAVGIGRVGELPEPVSLAQLARRLAAAVPATAHGVRVAGDPDTPVRRVAVCGGAGDSLFDEVRASGADVYVTADLRHHPASEAREAALGPGADGTPCLVDLSHFASEWLWLPVGAAALRAALAARGHDVAVEVSVRRSDPWDFRVDHPALDHPAPDHPVHDHPVHDHGAAGRPGHDHPAPDHSVHDHRSAFRPGHDRPGPTAGGPA
- the cysK gene encoding cysteine synthase A, giving the protein MAKIYNDVTEIVGRTPLVHLNRLDEGLPGNVAVKLEFYNPANSVKDRIGVAIIDAAEKSGKLKPGGTIVEGTSGNTGIALAMVGAARGYKVILTMPETMSTERRVMLRAYGAQIVLTPGAEGMRGAVDKAREIVESTENAVLASQFANEANPAVHYATTGPEVWEDTDGQIDIFISGVGTGGTITGAGRYLREQKPDIRLLVVEPADSPLLTEGKAGPHKIQGLGANFVPDILDREIYDDVYDVTVEDSVRVARELGTKEGILGGISSGAIVWAALQEAAKEENRDKLIVAIVCDYGERYISTLLYEDIRG
- the msrA gene encoding peptide-methionine (S)-S-oxide reductase MsrA: MASPEFDDARPVPDDRPASVTFVLAGGCFWCLDAVYRITRGVTSVVSGYTGGATDRPTYYEVCSGHTGHAEAVAVTFDPSVVPADVILDLFFTGHDPTTLNRQGYDVGTQYRSAMFWADDDQRELFAAAIERTQPLWDRPIVTTLEPLGTFWEAEPEHQDFYAAQPWNGYCQVIINPKLAKVRQRYSAWLTA